In the Leptotrichia sp. oral taxon 212 genome, one interval contains:
- the murF gene encoding UDP-N-acetylmuramoyl-tripeptide--D-alanyl-D-alanine ligase, which yields MDKNNIFCNLINYKCESGFINIKKVLMNSKEVEKDDLFVAIRGGNKFAGEALEKGAYVIYDDENLQIEEKFKKKAFHVKDSIEFLQEFAEKWRKNLNLKVIGITGSNGKTTVKDMIYHLLSVKYKGKKTEGNYNNHIGLPFTLLRAEKDDDFIILEMGMSDFGEIDLLGKISSPDISVITNIGESHLEFLKTKKNVFKAKTEIVPHTRETLVINGDDEYLKDIDESNLKKKGLKTVKILNMENNEDDKENIGATAEQNDNFYYGDIDFNEIEAGFLLKYFDENCKKWIQKSYNTNVLGEHNILNLTIAISVAKQMALEDNDIEKAIKDIVLTNMRFQIIAKGKTTYINDAYNASPMSMKKSLETFSKIYNDREKIAVIGDMLELGEEEAELHASIFDVIVNTNLNKLYLYGPRMRFLYDRIKENSDNENIKNIETEYFESKELIKEKLEQIKSEKVILIKASRGMKLEDVIG from the coding sequence ATGGATAAAAATAACATATTTTGCAATTTGATAAATTATAAATGTGAAAGTGGTTTTATAAATATAAAAAAAGTTTTAATGAATTCCAAGGAAGTAGAAAAGGATGATTTATTTGTAGCAATAAGAGGGGGAAATAAGTTTGCAGGAGAAGCTCTTGAAAAAGGGGCATATGTGATTTATGATGATGAAAATCTTCAAATAGAAGAGAAGTTTAAGAAAAAAGCCTTTCATGTAAAAGACAGTATAGAGTTCTTACAGGAATTTGCAGAAAAGTGGCGTAAAAATCTTAACCTTAAAGTAATAGGAATAACAGGCAGTAATGGGAAGACAACGGTGAAAGATATGATATATCATCTTTTATCTGTAAAATATAAGGGAAAAAAAACTGAAGGGAATTATAACAATCATATTGGACTACCCTTCACTTTGTTGCGTGCTGAAAAAGATGATGATTTTATAATACTCGAAATGGGAATGAGTGATTTCGGAGAAATAGATCTTCTTGGGAAAATTTCTTCACCTGATATAAGTGTAATAACAAATATTGGAGAATCTCATCTGGAATTTCTAAAAACAAAGAAAAATGTATTTAAGGCAAAAACAGAGATAGTACCTCATACAAGAGAAACATTGGTTATAAATGGAGATGATGAATATCTTAAGGATATTGATGAAAGTAATCTGAAGAAAAAAGGATTAAAAACAGTAAAGATATTAAATATGGAAAATAATGAAGATGATAAGGAAAATATTGGTGCTACAGCAGAGCAAAATGACAATTTTTATTATGGAGATATTGATTTTAATGAAATTGAAGCAGGCTTTTTGTTAAAATATTTTGATGAAAACTGTAAAAAATGGATTCAAAAATCTTATAATACCAATGTATTAGGTGAACACAATATTTTAAATTTAACTATAGCTATTTCAGTTGCAAAACAAATGGCTTTAGAGGATAATGATATAGAAAAAGCTATAAAAGATATAGTTCTGACAAATATGAGATTTCAAATTATCGCAAAAGGAAAAACAACATATATAAATGATGCATATAATGCAAGTCCTATGTCTATGAAGAAATCTTTGGAAACGTTTTCAAAAATATACAATGATCGGGAAAAAATAGCAGTAATTGGCGATATGCTTGAACTTGGTGAAGAGGAAGCAGAATTACATGCTTCAATTTTTGATGTAATAGTAAATACTAATTTAAATAAACTTTATCTATACGGTCCTAGAATGAGGTTCCTGTATGATAGAATAAAAGAAAATTCTGATAATGAAAATATTAAAAATATTGAAACAGAATATTTTGAAAGCAAAGAACTGATAAAAGAAAAACTGGAGCAGATAAAAAGTGAAAAGGTAATACTAATCAAGGCTTCAAGAGGCATGAAACTGGAAGATGTTATAGGATAG